One region of Bombus affinis isolate iyBomAffi1 chromosome 3, iyBomAffi1.2, whole genome shotgun sequence genomic DNA includes:
- the LOC126914693 gene encoding facilitated trehalose transporter Tret1-like yields MRAHRSIKMETIRKSDEPQWIFSTRQLVATLSPLLAAFLIGLTNGFHTVLLTQLILTSTTDTNNHEIWITSNDDWYQSPFSGAVFVILGCYLSVIAMEKLGRKKSTMVIFQISLIGWIVIGFARNILYIKIGTTICSLGVGLFSPLIPVYIGEITDPSLRGLFLSMINPIMTFGVLMAVTFGSFLHWRIVNYICEACLLICWSACVISQESPIWLMNRDRKKEALYHWVYLRGWKSEGEYRAMETAIRRNVEQSKFVGSTIISRLKYDLCSKDFLWPLSVSCMLFFVYYFSGYKLVKYHMLDIISTTVQSRSLVAEIIITSMIFVTDIVACFFVWKCNRRTLAIISAMGTISSLFVLILYVYLNLEVSWLIITCCLCYYVFFGIGLIHLPWIYCGELFPSKLRSSGSSIVLGFSYICSVVDRILAPESIIPLEMQELCIIYFALLLVGSSFLIWKLPETKDKTLLEIESMFDSESGDNNVNVNVMMI; encoded by the coding sequence ATGAGAGCACATCGATCAATAAAGATGGAAACAATCAGAAAATCGGACGAACCTCAATGGATATTTAGTACCAGGCAGCTCGTAGCGACGTTAAGCCCGCTACTAGCAGCGTTCCTGATCGGTTTAACAAATGGTTTTCACACCGTTCTTTTGACACAGCTTATTCTTACATCCACAACAGACACGAACAACCACGAGATCTGGATAACCAGCAACGATGATTGGTATCAATCGCCGTTTTCTGGCGCCGTGTTTGTTATCCTAGGCTGTTATTTGTCAGTAATCGCCATGGAAAAGCTAGGCAGAAAGAAATCCACGATggtaatttttcaaatatctttAATCGGATGGATCGTCATTGGGTTTGCAAGGAATATTCTGTACATCAAAATTGGAACAACAATCTGCAGCTTAGGGGTTGGTCTCTTTAGTCCCCTAATACCGGTTTACATCGGTGAAATAACAGATCCTTCGTTAAGAGGCCTGTTCTTAAGTATGATAAACCCGATAATGACATTTGGTGTTCTAATGGCCGTGACTTTTGGCTCTTTTCTTCACTGGAGAATCGTCAACTACATCTGTGAGGCATGTTTATTGATATGTTGGTCGGCCTGTGTTATATCTCAAGAAAGTCCAATCTGGTTGATGAACAGAGATCGAAAGAAAGAGGCGCTGTATCATTGGGTCTATCTTCGAGGATGGAAATCAGAAGGAGAATATCGTGCCATGGAAACAGCTATAAGAAGAAATGTCGAGCAAAGTAAATTCGTTGGATCCACGATCATTTCCAGATTGAAGTACGATCTGTGTTCAAAAGATTTCCTGTGGCCCCTGTCCGTGTCGTGTATGTTATTCTTCGTGTATTACTTCTCTGGATACAAATTAGTGAAATACCATATGCTTGATATTATCTCAACAACTGTTCAGTCTCGCAGCCTCGTTGCTGAAATAATTATAACGTCGATGATCTTTGTTACGGATATCGTTGCTTGTTTTTTTGTATGGAAGTGCAACAGGAGAACGTTGGCCATAATTTCTGCAATGGGCACAATCTCTTCTCTATTTGTATTGATTCTTTACGTGTACCTTAATCTTGAAGTATCGTGGCTGATTATTACTTGTTGCTTGTGCTACTATGTATTTTTTGGAATCGGTCTGATACATTTGCCATGGATATACTGCGGAGAATTGTTCCCTAGTAAATTAAGGAGCTCTGGCAGCAGTATCGTGCTTGGATTTTCGTATATTTGTTCTGTAGTGGACAGGATACTAGCACCAGAATCGATCATACCGCTGGAAATGCAGGAGctttgtataatttattttgcCTTGTTGCTGGTCGGGAGTAGCTTCTTGATCTGGAAACTACCGGAAACAAAGGATAAGACTTTGTTGGAGATTGAAAGTATGTTTGACAGCGAATCGGGCGACAACAATGTGAATGTGAATGTTATGATGATCTGA